The Xiphophorus couchianus chromosome 14, X_couchianus-1.0, whole genome shotgun sequence genome includes a region encoding these proteins:
- the LOC114156915 gene encoding tripartite motif-containing protein 16-like, which translates to MDSSKYSCSICLDLLKDPVTIPCGHSYCMNCIKCHWDGEDQRKINSCPQCRKEFIPRPVLEKNIMLSELVEDLKKTGLQTAPAVYCYAGPEDVACDFCTGRKMKAVKSCLVCMASYCQNHLQSHYESPTFKKHNLVEASTKLLQNICSRHDEVMKIFCRTDQQCICYLCTMDEHKDHETVSAAAERAKKQKELQESRQQIHQRIQDQEKDVKLLQQEVEAITVCADKAVEDSEKIFTEMIRLLQERSSDVKQQIRSQQETELSRVKDVQEKLEQEITELKRKDAELEQLSHTEDHNQFLLNYPSLPALSESTHSSSINIRPLRHFEDVAPAVSELRDKLQDVLRDTWTNILLAITTVEVLLSEPEPKTRAGFLIYSQEITLDPNTAHQSLALLQRNRKVSLRHQPYPDHPERFTGWSQVLSRESLTGRCYWEVEWSQGGVEVAVSYKNISRTGRLDESKLGFNDKSWALRCGSECCTFWHNKVSTSIKSPVSSRVGVYLDHRAGILCFYSVSETMTLLHRVQTRFTQPLYAGVWLFNQGTAEFITVK; encoded by the coding sequence ATGGATTCATCTAAATACTCTTGCTCCATCTGTTTGGATCTACTGAAGGATCCGGTGACTATTCCTTGTGGACACAGTTACTGCATGAACTGTATTAAATGCCACTGGGATGGAGAAGATCAGAGAAAAATCAATAGCTGCCCTCAGTGCAGGAAAGAGTTCATACCAAGGCCTGTCCTGGAGAAAAACATCATGCTGTCAGAATTGGTGGAGGATCTGAAGAAGACTGGACTCCAAACTGCACCAGCTGTCTACTGCTATGCTGGACCTGAAGATGTGGCCTGTGATTTCTGCACTGGGAGGAAGATGAAAGCTGTCAAATCCTGTCTGGTCTGTATGGCTTCTTATTGCCAAAATCACCTTCAATCTCACTATGAATCACCTAcgtttaaaaaacataatctggTTGAAGCTTCTACTAAACTTCTGCAGAACATCTGTTCTCGTCAtgatgaggtgatgaagatCTTCTGTCGTACTGATCAGCAGTGTATCTGTTATCTCTGCACTATGGATGAACATAAAGACCATGAAAcagtttcagctgcagcagaaagagcTAAGAAGCAGAAGGAGCTCCAGGAGAGTCGACAACAAATCCATCAGAGAATCCAGGACCaagagaaagatgtgaagctgcttcaacaggaggtggaggccatcaCTGTCTGTGCTGATAAAgcagtggaggacagtgagaagatcttcactgagatgatccgtctcctccaggaaagaagctctgatgtgaagcagcagatcagatcccagcaggaaactgaactgagtcgagtcaaagatgttcaggagaagctggagcaggagatcactgagctgaagaggaaagacgctgagctggagcagctctcacacacagaggatcacaaccagtttctcctcaactacccctcactgccagcactcagtgagtctacacactcatccagcatcaacatccgtcctctgagacactttgaggacgtggcaccagctgtgtcagagctcagagacaAACTACAGGACGTCCTGAGAGACACATGGACAAACATCTTACTGGCAATCACTACAGTTGAGGTTTTGttgtcagaaccagaaccaaagaccAGAGCTGGTTTCCTGATATATTCACAAGAAATAACTTTGGATCCAAATACAGCACATCAAAGTTTGGCACTGcttcagagaaacagaaaagtatCATTAAGGCATCAGCCTTATCCTGATCATCCAGAAAGATTCACTGGCTGGTCTCAGGTCCTGAGCAGAGAGAGTCTGACTGGAcgttgttactgggaggtggagtggAGTCAGGGAGGAGTTGAAGTAGCAGTTTCATACAAGAATATCAGCAGAACAGGAAGATTAGATGAATCTAAGCTTGGATTTAATGACAAATCTTGGGCACTACGTTGTGGCAGTGAATGTTGCACATTCTGGCACAACAAAGTAAGTACTTCCATTAAAAgtccagtttcctccagagtAGGAGTGTACCTGGATCACAGAGCAGGTATTCTGTGTTTCTACAGCGTCTCTGAAACCATGACTCtcctccacagagtccagaccagatTCACTCAGCCTCTATATGCTGGGGTTTGGCTGTTTAATCAAGGAACTGCTGAGTTTATCACGGTTAAATAG
- the LOC114156929 gene encoding zyxin-like, translating into MFISLKEESHSITETLQQKDQMDSAKLTCCICLDLLKSPATIPCGHSYCMNCIKSCWDREDQKGVYSCPQCRKKFTMRPGLVKNIVLAELVEDLKKTGLQAAPADHYYAGPEDVTCDVCSGRKMKAVKSCLVCLASFCEKHIQPHYESFTFSKHKLVEVSAKPQQNFSSRHDEVRKILFDKYKRDPNAAERTEKPEFEVMRQQLKQRLQNREKDVKLLPQKMRGISVSDDKAEEDSEASLPSSDKKRVKSRPLSVPLPPGPDPVPVGGVAPNMKKLIKIFNKDKPAPVPTSTPTKICGKCGKDLSSTQPALKAMGKAFHPSCFCCMSCHRPLQGMQFYDKEGSPECKRCYVTSLASCSQCGEKITDHILKAMGKCFHVRCFLCSTCSCTLDGLPFIAGEDNKPYCIQDYHKHFSPQCEACKEPIVPAQGSEERVKLVALGKNYHIECYQCEDCARPFSSEEDKYQGYPLDGRFLCIKCHTKRTRK; encoded by the coding sequence ATGTTCATTTCCCTAAAGGAAGAGTCACACAGTATTACTGAAACTCTGCAGCAGAAAGATCAGATGGATTCTGCTAAATTAACttgttgtatttgtttggaTCTCCTGAAGAGTCCGGCGACTATCCCCTGTGGACACAGCTACTGTATGAACTGCATCAAATCTTGCTGGGATCGGGAAGATCAAAAAGGAGTCTACAGCTGCCCTCAGTGCAGGAAAAAGTTCACAATGAGGCCTGGCCTGGTGAAAAACATTGTGTTAGCAGAGTTGGTGGAGGATCTTAAGAAGACTGGACTACAAGCGGCTCCGGCTGATCACTACTATGCTGGACCTGAAGATGTGACCTGTGATGTCTGCAGTGGGAGGAAGATGAAAGCTGTAAAGTCCTGTCTGGTCTGCTTAGCCTCGTTTTGTGAGAAACACATCCAACCTCATTATGAGTCTTTTACTTTTAGTAAACATAAACTTGTTGAAGTTTCAGCAAAGCCCCAGCAGAACTTCAGCTCTCGTCATGATGAGGTGaggaagattttatttgataaatataaaaGAGATCCAAATGCAGCAGAAAGGACAGAGAAGCCAGAGTTTGAAGTAATGCGACAACAACTCAAGCAGAGACTTCAGAACCGAGAGAAAGATGTGAAACTGCTTCCGCAGAAGATGAGAGGCATCAGCGTCTCTGATGATAAAGCAGAGGAGGACAGTGAGGCGTCACTTCCCTCCTCGGACAAAAAGAGGGTGAAGAGCAGACCTTTATCAGTGCCGTTACCTCCTGGTCCAGACCCAGTCCCAGTTGGTGGTGTAGCTCCAAACATGAAGAAACTGATCAAAATCTTCAACAAAGACAAACCAGCACCTGTTCCCACCTCCACTCCAACAAAGATTTGTGGGAAATGTGGCAAGGATTTGTCCAGCACTCAGCCAGCTTTGAAGGCAATGGGCAAAGCCTTCCACCccagctgtttctgctgcatgAGCTGTCACCGCCCCTTGCAGGGCATGCAGTTTTATGACAAGGAAGGCTCACCAGAATGTAAACGTTGCTATGTGACTTCCCTGGCTTCCTGCTCTCAATGTGGAGAGAAAATTACTGACCATATCCTGAAGGCCATGGGAAAGTGCTTCCATGTCCGATGCTTCCTGTGCAGCACCTGCTCCTGCACACTGGATGGACTCCCATTTATTGCAGGTGAAGACAACAAGCCCTACTGCATACAGGATTACCACAAGCATTTCTCTCCTCAGTGTGAAGCCTGTAAAGAACCCATTGTTCCGGCTCAGGGCAGTGAGGAAAGGGTAAAACTGGTGGCTCTGGGAAAGAACTACCACATCGAGTGTTACCAATGTGAGGACTGTGCTCGTCCATTTTCATCTGAAGAAGATAAATATCAAGGTTATCCTCTGGACGGCAGGTTTCTGTGTATTAAGTGTCACACTAAGAGAACCAGGAAGTGA
- the LOC114156898 gene encoding tripartite motif-containing protein 16-like, whose product MAQRRNQTASAKYSCSICLDLLKDPVTIPCGHSYCMNCIKHHWDGEDQRKIHSCPKCRKEFIPRPVLEKNIMLADLVEDLKKTGLHAAPADHCYAGPKDVACDGCTERKMKAVKSCLVCLVSYCQKHLQPHYESPTFKKHNLVEASTKLMQNICSRHDEVMKIFCRTDQQCICYLSTMDEHKGHDTVPAATERAEKQKELQESRQQIHQRIQDQEKDVKLLQQEVEAINVSADKAVEDSEKIFTELIRLLQERSSDVKQQIRSQQETEVSRVKDVQEKLEQEITELKRKDAELEQLSHTEDHNQFLLNYPSLPALSESTHSSSINIRPLRHFEDVTPAVSELRDIMQDVLRDTWTNILLKVTKVDVILSEPEPKSRAEFLKYSQKVTLDPNTAHRKLFLSDGNRKVTSKLPSSSVLRYHFSDPDRFTDYNQVLSRESLTGHCYWEVERRGGRVAVAVSYKNISREGRSDKCAFGFNNKSWALSCNRNIYTFYHNNIETPVSGPVSSRIGVYLDHRADILSFYSISKTMTLLHRVQTRFTQPLHAGIRLFDEADFAEFIKVK is encoded by the coding sequence GGCACAGAGACGAAATCAGACAGCGTCAGCTAAATACTCCTGTTCCATCTGTTTGGATCTACTGAAGGATCCGGTGACTATTCCTTGTGGACACAGCTACTGTATGAACTGTATTAAACACCACTGGGATGGAGAAGATCAAAGGAAAATTCACAGCTGCCCTAAGTGCAGGAAAGAGTTCATACCAAGGCCTGTCCTGGAGAAAAACATCATGTTAGCTGATTTGGTGGAGGATCTGAAGAAGACTGGACTCCACGCTGCTCCAGCTGATCACTGCTATGCTGGACCTAAAGATGTGGCCTGTGATGGTTGCACTGAGAGGAAGATGAAAGCTGTCAAATCCTGTCTGGTCTGTTTGGTTTCTTATTGCCAAAAGCACCTTCAACCTCATTATGAATCacctacatttaaaaaacataatctggTTGAAGCATCTACTAAACTTATGCAGAACATCTGTTCTCGTCAtgatgaggtgatgaagatCTTCTGTCGTACTGATCAGCAGTGTATCTGTTATCTCAGCACTATGGATGAACATAAAGGACATGACACAGTCCCAGCTGCAACAGAAAGAGCTGAGAAGCAGAAGGAGCTCCAGGAGAGTCGACAACAAATCCATCAGAGAATCCAGGACCaagagaaagatgtgaagctgcttcaacaggaggtggaggccatcaatgtctctgctgataaagcagtggaggacagtgagaagatcttcactgagctgatccgtctcctccaggaaagaagctctgatgtgaagcagcagatcagatcccagcaggaaactgaagtgagtcgagtcaaagatgttcaggagaagctggagcaggagatcactgagctgaagaggaaagacgctgagctggagcagctctcacacacagaggatcacaaccagtttctcctcaactacccctcactgccagcactcagtgagtctacacactcatccagcatcaacatccgtcctctgagacactttgaggacgtgacaccagctgtgtcagagctcagagacaTAATGCAGGACGTCCTGAGAGACACATGgacaaacattttactgaagGTCACTAAAGTGGATGTTAtactgtcagaaccagaaccaaagagcagagctgaattcttaaaatattcacaaaaagtCACTCTGGATCCAAACACAGCACACAGGAAGCTGTTTTTATCAGATGGAAATAGAAAAGTAACATCAAAACTTCCCTCATCTTCTGTATTGCGGTATCATTTCAGTGATCCAGACAGATTCACTGATTATAATCAGGTTCTGAGTAGAGAGAGTCTGACTGGACATTGTTATTGGGAggtggagaggagaggaggaagagttgCTGTAGCAGTTTCATACAAGAACATCAGCAGAGAAGGAAGGTCAGATAAGTGTGCATTTGGATTTAATAACAAATCTTGGGCATTATCttgcaacagaaacatttacacTTTTTATCACAACAACATTGAAACTCCAGTATCaggtccagtttcctccagaaTAGGAGTGTACCTGGATCACAGAGCAGAtattctgtccttctacagcATCTCTAAAACCATGACTCTCCTCCACAGAGTCCAAACCAGATTCACTCAGCCTCTACATGCTGGGATACGGCTGTTTGATGAGGCAGATTTTGCTGAGTTCATTAAAGTCAAATAG